A section of the Microbacterium forte genome encodes:
- a CDS encoding DUF5684 domain-containing protein gives MYNDYYDNGAAIAGLFVVFLISLLFALAFYVISSIFLMKIFEKAGVQGKWRAWVPVYNTMIFAKLGDISPWVVLIGIGLSFIPYLNFLTGIALAVVLALAAWRVGLKLQKDAVWVVLFVLLSIVWYGINAFDKSRWNPNIVPAPWAGNSFLADSTVWDGVPVQPRPVAGPGYGAPQGYGAPQQGYAPPAPQGYTPPAQPGYAPPAQPAQPGYAPPAAPSSPAAPGVPPAAPSTPPTAPPAPPAAPPAAPQVPPTDPTQPPA, from the coding sequence ATGTACAACGACTATTACGACAACGGGGCGGCTATCGCCGGCCTCTTCGTCGTCTTCTTGATCAGTCTGCTCTTCGCACTGGCGTTCTATGTGATCTCGTCGATCTTCCTGATGAAGATCTTCGAAAAGGCGGGCGTGCAGGGCAAGTGGCGCGCGTGGGTTCCCGTGTACAACACGATGATCTTCGCGAAGCTCGGAGACATCTCGCCGTGGGTCGTCCTGATCGGCATCGGGCTCTCGTTCATCCCGTACCTCAACTTCCTGACGGGTATCGCGCTCGCGGTCGTCCTCGCTCTCGCTGCATGGCGTGTCGGACTCAAGCTGCAGAAGGACGCTGTCTGGGTCGTCCTGTTCGTTCTGCTCTCGATCGTCTGGTACGGCATCAACGCCTTCGACAAGTCCCGCTGGAACCCGAACATCGTTCCCGCTCCGTGGGCAGGGAACAGCTTCCTCGCTGACTCCACCGTCTGGGACGGCGTGCCCGTGCAGCCGCGCCCGGTCGCGGGCCCCGGCTACGGCGCTCCGCAGGGCTACGGCGCTCCTCAGCAGGGCTATGCGCCTCCCGCGCCGCAGGGCTACACTCCGCCCGCTCAGCCCGGCTACGCCCCGCCGGCTCAGCCTGCCCAGCCCGGCTACGCACCGCCGGCGGCACCGTCGTCCCCGGCCGCACCCGGCGTTCCGCCCGCTGCGCCGTCGACACCCCCGACGGCTCCGCCCGCTCCGCCCGCAGCGCCCCCGGCAGCTCCGCAGGTTCCGCCCACGGACCCCACGCAGCCCCCGGCCTGA
- a CDS encoding FKBP-type peptidyl-prolyl cis-trans isomerase → MRKRPLIVLSTVAAATLLLAGCSGGATPESTATPDAGSESSCLADIASGAGSDAVSVEGSGAGAKVSVPEGTDLAEAERSVVVEGDGDDVMPGDLVSLRYQLIDATTNEVLSTSERGPDGVLSALLAVQQPQQIVDPTQSTVFTVAAECLPIGSSVVLTLPAAQEGMNPSVLYVETIEQLPTTASGSDVDATEGMPVVELDDAGSPTITIPDADAPTETEVAVLKQGDGAVVGAGDLVTVQYRGVKWSDGSEFDSSWSRDAAPSQFPTSGVVPGFKMALEGQKVGSQVVVAMPPKDGYGEGEKNDTDLTGETLVFVVDILATTPVEQAP, encoded by the coding sequence GTGCGCAAGCGTCCGCTTATCGTCCTGTCCACCGTCGCCGCGGCGACCCTTCTGCTGGCCGGGTGCTCCGGTGGCGCGACTCCGGAGTCGACCGCCACCCCGGATGCCGGCTCCGAGAGCTCCTGCCTCGCTGACATCGCGTCGGGGGCAGGCTCCGATGCCGTGTCCGTCGAGGGATCCGGCGCAGGTGCCAAGGTCTCCGTACCCGAGGGCACGGATCTCGCCGAGGCCGAGCGTTCGGTCGTGGTCGAGGGCGATGGCGACGACGTCATGCCCGGAGACCTCGTGTCGCTGCGCTACCAGCTGATCGACGCCACGACCAACGAAGTGCTCAGCACCTCGGAGCGCGGGCCCGACGGAGTCCTGTCCGCTCTCCTCGCCGTCCAGCAGCCGCAGCAGATCGTCGATCCGACGCAGTCCACCGTCTTCACCGTCGCGGCGGAGTGCCTCCCGATCGGTTCGAGCGTCGTCCTGACCCTTCCTGCAGCGCAGGAGGGCATGAACCCGAGCGTCCTCTACGTCGAGACGATCGAGCAGCTTCCCACGACGGCTTCCGGCTCCGACGTCGATGCGACCGAGGGCATGCCCGTCGTCGAGCTCGACGACGCCGGTTCTCCCACCATCACGATCCCCGACGCCGACGCCCCCACCGAGACGGAGGTGGCCGTCCTCAAGCAGGGTGACGGCGCCGTCGTCGGAGCGGGCGACCTCGTCACGGTGCAGTACCGCGGCGTGAAGTGGTCGGACGGCTCCGAGTTCGACTCGAGCTGGAGCCGGGACGCAGCGCCATCGCAGTTCCCGACCAGCGGAGTGGTCCCCGGGTTCAAGATGGCCCTCGAAGGCCAGAAGGTCGGGTCGCAGGTGGTCGTCGCCATGCCTCCGAAGGACGGCTACGGTGAGGGCGAGAAGAACGACACCGATCTGACCGGAGAGACCCTCGTCTTCGTCGTCGACATCCTCGCGACGACTCCGGTCGAGCAGGCGCCGTAA
- the dxr gene encoding 1-deoxy-D-xylulose-5-phosphate reductoisomerase — translation MRRIIVLGSTGSIGTQALDVIRANPRRFELVGLAAGTNAEMLAEQAASFHVDSTALGAAEAEQLVRDVEADVVLNAITGSIGLGSTLAALKAGRTLALANKESLIVGGELVLAAAAHDQIVPVDSEHSALAQALRSGTHAEVRRLVVTASGGPFRGRSREQMLQVTPQEALAHPTWDMGRMVTTNSATLVNKGLEVIEAHLLFDVAYDDIEVVVHPQSIVHSMVEFIDGSTIAQASPPDMRLPISLGLDWPSRVGGVGRPLDWTQATSWTFEPLDDVAFPAVDLAKAVGRAGATFPAVYNAANEQAVDAFHEGRLPFLGIVDTISRVVDAHEPPQTLTVESLAEAEEWARRKADELIARA, via the coding sequence ATGCGTCGCATCATCGTCCTCGGCTCCACCGGCTCCATCGGCACGCAGGCGCTCGACGTCATCCGCGCCAATCCTCGACGTTTCGAACTCGTCGGCCTCGCCGCCGGGACGAACGCCGAGATGCTCGCGGAGCAGGCTGCGAGCTTCCACGTCGACAGCACCGCACTGGGTGCGGCCGAGGCCGAGCAGCTGGTCCGCGATGTCGAGGCCGACGTAGTGCTCAACGCGATCACCGGGTCGATCGGACTCGGTTCCACTCTTGCGGCGCTGAAAGCCGGCAGAACCCTCGCTCTCGCGAACAAGGAATCCCTCATCGTCGGTGGTGAGCTGGTTCTCGCTGCGGCCGCGCATGACCAGATCGTCCCTGTCGACTCGGAGCACTCGGCCCTGGCGCAGGCGCTGCGCAGCGGCACCCACGCCGAGGTGAGGCGCCTGGTGGTGACGGCATCCGGTGGGCCGTTCCGCGGGCGCTCACGCGAGCAGATGCTCCAGGTCACCCCCCAGGAGGCACTCGCGCACCCGACGTGGGACATGGGTCGGATGGTCACGACGAACTCCGCGACGCTGGTGAACAAGGGTCTCGAGGTGATCGAGGCGCACCTGCTGTTCGACGTCGCCTACGACGACATCGAGGTCGTCGTGCACCCGCAGTCGATCGTGCACTCGATGGTCGAGTTCATCGACGGCTCGACGATCGCCCAGGCGTCGCCGCCCGACATGCGTCTGCCGATCTCGCTGGGGCTCGACTGGCCGAGTCGCGTCGGCGGGGTCGGACGGCCCCTCGACTGGACCCAGGCGACCTCGTGGACCTTCGAGCCGCTCGACGACGTCGCGTTCCCGGCTGTCGACCTCGCCAAGGCCGTGGGCCGTGCGGGCGCGACATTCCCCGCCGTCTACAACGCCGCCAACGAGCAGGCGGTCGATGCCTTCCATGAGGGACGCCTGCCGTTCCTCGGAATCGTCGACACGATCTCGCGCGTGGTCGATGCCCACGAGCCGCCGCAGACGCTGACGGTCGAATCGCTCGCCGAGGCCGAGGAGTGGGCGCGCCGCAAGGCTGACGAGCTGATCGCGCGCGCCTGA
- a CDS encoding lysophospholipid acyltransferase family protein: MTSEQSVEPETSPAETEKPRHAGFAYALGRSLITPLARTIYRPRIEGRENVPKDGAVIFASNHLSFIDSIAIPVASPRPVHFLAKSTYFEGTGFKGWLSKTFFESIGAISVRRGAGKAALDALDVQRQLLDEGLAVALYPEGTRSTDGRLYKGRTGVAFLALQTGAPVVPVGLIGTDKVMPVGAKMPTLKERITVRFGEPLDLSPHGPATSGRARRLATDEIMAAIHALSGQELADAYNEAPAQSTIEKIKQALPHERR, from the coding sequence ATGACGTCAGAGCAGTCCGTGGAGCCCGAAACTTCGCCCGCAGAGACTGAGAAGCCTCGTCACGCAGGCTTCGCCTATGCGCTCGGTCGCAGCCTCATCACCCCGCTCGCGCGCACGATCTACCGCCCACGCATCGAGGGCAGGGAGAACGTCCCGAAGGACGGCGCGGTGATCTTCGCGAGCAATCACCTCTCCTTCATCGACTCGATCGCGATTCCGGTGGCCTCTCCGCGTCCCGTGCATTTTCTGGCGAAGTCCACCTATTTCGAGGGGACGGGGTTCAAGGGCTGGCTCAGCAAGACGTTCTTCGAGTCCATCGGCGCCATCTCCGTGCGCCGTGGTGCGGGCAAGGCCGCCCTCGACGCCCTCGACGTGCAACGCCAGCTGCTCGACGAGGGCCTCGCCGTCGCTCTCTACCCCGAGGGCACGCGTTCGACCGACGGACGCCTGTACAAGGGGCGCACGGGTGTGGCCTTCCTTGCGCTGCAGACCGGAGCACCTGTCGTCCCGGTCGGATTGATCGGCACGGACAAGGTCATGCCCGTCGGCGCCAAGATGCCCACTCTGAAGGAACGCATCACGGTGCGCTTCGGCGAACCGCTCGACCTCTCGCCCCACGGCCCCGCCACGAGCGGTCGCGCCCGCAGACTCGCGACGGACGAGATCATGGCCGCGATCCATGCCCTGTCCGGCCAGGAGCTTGCCGACGCCTACAACGAGGCTCCCGCGCAGAGCACGATCGAGAAGATCAAGCAGGCGCTCCCCCACGAACGCCGCTGA
- a CDS encoding asparaginase, with translation MLETLTVQDAVELAVVERSGFIESRHAGAAVVLSPDGDIVARYGNADALILPRSSLKPLQAVACITAGAALEGAQLAMSTASHSGTDRHAAVVRDVLTEGGLTEDHLGCPPAWPGDTSARDELVREHGAQTRIRMNCSGKHAAMLRACVATGWPTDSYLDPTHPLQLHIREVIERLTGEKVAHTAIDGCGAPVYAITLTGLARSIHRIGTASDRSPFALHRVAGSLVRAVREHPWTIDGPGRPDTIAIEKLGVFAKGGAEGVMVMVAPNGTTVALKMLDGGARASTIVAATLLARAGGLTDSEVATLAAALPLEVLGGGAEVGAVRPGSGI, from the coding sequence GTGCTGGAGACTCTCACCGTTCAAGATGCCGTGGAACTCGCCGTCGTCGAACGGAGCGGATTCATCGAGTCCCGCCACGCGGGAGCAGCGGTGGTGCTCTCGCCCGATGGCGACATCGTCGCGCGCTATGGGAACGCGGACGCTCTGATCCTGCCTCGCTCCAGCCTCAAGCCGTTGCAGGCCGTGGCGTGCATCACCGCAGGAGCCGCTCTGGAGGGCGCGCAGCTCGCCATGTCCACCGCGAGCCACAGCGGCACCGACCGTCATGCCGCGGTCGTCCGCGACGTCCTCACCGAGGGCGGCCTCACCGAGGACCACCTGGGTTGCCCGCCGGCGTGGCCCGGCGATACGTCCGCCCGTGACGAGCTCGTGCGCGAGCACGGTGCGCAGACCCGCATCCGCATGAACTGCTCCGGCAAGCATGCGGCGATGCTTCGCGCCTGCGTCGCGACCGGCTGGCCCACCGACAGCTACCTCGACCCGACTCACCCGCTGCAGCTGCACATCCGCGAGGTCATCGAGCGGCTGACCGGCGAGAAGGTCGCCCACACGGCGATCGACGGATGCGGCGCCCCGGTCTACGCGATCACGCTGACGGGTCTCGCCCGTTCGATCCACCGGATCGGCACCGCTTCCGATCGCTCTCCGTTCGCCCTGCATCGGGTCGCAGGATCTCTGGTGCGCGCGGTGCGCGAGCACCCCTGGACCATCGACGGCCCCGGTCGCCCTGACACCATCGCGATCGAGAAGCTCGGGGTGTTCGCGAAGGGCGGCGCAGAGGGCGTCATGGTCATGGTCGCTCCGAACGGAACGACCGTGGCGCTGAAGATGCTCGACGGCGGCGCACGCGCATCGACCATCGTGGCCGCGACTCTGCTCGCACGCGCAGGCGGGCTCACCGACTCCGAGGTCGCGACTCTCGCCGCCGCTCTGCCTCTCGAGGTGCTCGGTGGCGGCGCGGAGGTCGGAGCCGTGCGCCCCGGCAGCGGCATCTGA
- a CDS encoding Mur ligase family protein has product MSIEQQPSLPPVLRPANPPRRELSELASRFARDVRGEVNGVTLSGITLATADLRPGEAFVAIRGVNRHGAEFAATAAEKGAVAIITDEDGADIAEPAGLPVLIVDDPRAVLGALSAWVYGTGAGEPLPLLFATTGTNGKTSVSHLLEGILGQLGVVTGLSSTAERHIAGEVIVSRLTTPEASEMHALLALMRERDVEAVAVEVSAQALSRHRVDGIRFDVAGFTNLSHDHLDDYADMEEYFEAKLALFRPDRATRAVVCLDSPSGATVAQRSEIPVVTVGTPSIAADPEGAARADWVVVIDDERASGTTFTLTGPAGRLTTTVPVIGPHMAANAALAIVMLLEGGYEWDRIASALDRDGGILAHLPGRTQLVSGDTGPVVFVDFGHSPDAFEKTLAAVRRVTPGKVLMLFGADGDRDASKRFDMARTAVEGSDILVVTDHHPRFEDPDSIRATLVAGARATRPDAQIHEYSPPEAAIVAAVGLVGEGDSILWAGPGHQDYRDIRGVRTPYSARELARRALRAAGWPVPDSHWPVPYPDED; this is encoded by the coding sequence ATGTCGATTGAACAACAACCGAGCCTGCCTCCCGTGCTCCGCCCCGCGAACCCGCCCCGGCGTGAGCTGTCCGAACTCGCCTCTCGATTCGCACGAGACGTCCGCGGCGAGGTGAACGGTGTCACCCTGTCAGGGATCACCCTCGCCACCGCCGACCTCCGCCCCGGCGAGGCCTTCGTCGCGATCCGGGGTGTGAACCGCCACGGGGCCGAGTTCGCGGCCACCGCCGCCGAGAAGGGTGCCGTCGCGATCATCACCGACGAGGACGGCGCCGACATCGCCGAACCGGCCGGACTCCCCGTGCTCATCGTGGACGACCCCCGCGCCGTGCTCGGTGCGCTGAGCGCCTGGGTCTACGGCACGGGCGCAGGCGAACCGCTCCCGCTGCTGTTCGCCACCACGGGCACCAACGGCAAGACGAGCGTCTCGCATCTGCTCGAGGGCATCCTCGGCCAGCTCGGCGTCGTCACCGGACTCTCGTCGACCGCCGAGCGCCACATCGCCGGTGAGGTCATCGTCTCGAGACTGACAACCCCGGAAGCCTCCGAGATGCACGCGCTGCTCGCGCTGATGCGCGAGCGCGACGTCGAGGCCGTCGCCGTCGAAGTCAGCGCTCAGGCGCTGTCCCGTCACCGCGTCGATGGCATCCGCTTCGACGTCGCCGGCTTCACCAATCTCAGCCATGACCACCTCGACGACTACGCCGACATGGAGGAGTACTTCGAGGCCAAGCTGGCGCTGTTCCGACCGGATCGGGCGACGCGCGCAGTGGTATGCCTCGACTCACCGTCGGGCGCCACCGTCGCGCAGCGCTCGGAGATCCCCGTGGTCACCGTCGGCACCCCCTCGATCGCCGCGGATCCCGAGGGCGCGGCCCGCGCGGACTGGGTCGTGGTGATCGACGACGAGCGCGCATCCGGAACCACGTTCACGCTGACCGGCCCGGCAGGAAGACTGACGACGACCGTTCCCGTGATCGGCCCGCACATGGCGGCGAACGCCGCCCTCGCGATCGTGATGCTGCTCGAAGGCGGCTACGAATGGGACCGCATCGCCTCGGCGCTCGACCGTGACGGCGGCATCCTGGCGCATCTCCCGGGTCGCACCCAACTCGTCTCCGGCGACACCGGCCCTGTCGTCTTCGTCGACTTCGGGCACTCTCCCGACGCGTTCGAGAAGACCCTCGCCGCGGTCCGCCGTGTCACACCCGGCAAGGTGCTGATGCTCTTCGGAGCCGACGGCGACCGCGATGCCAGCAAACGCTTCGATATGGCGCGCACTGCCGTGGAGGGCAGTGACATCCTCGTCGTGACGGACCACCACCCCCGCTTCGAAGACCCCGATTCGATCAGGGCCACTCTCGTCGCCGGCGCCCGCGCGACGCGGCCAGACGCCCAGATCCACGAGTACTCGCCTCCCGAGGCGGCCATCGTGGCAGCGGTCGGCCTGGTCGGAGAGGGCGACTCGATCCTGTGGGCGGGTCCGGGGCATCAGGACTATCGCGACATCCGGGGCGTGCGCACGCCCTATTCGGCCCGCGAGCTGGCGCGACGTGCGCTGCGTGCGGCCGGGTGGCCGGTGCCCGATTCGCACTGGCCGGTCCCCTACCCCGACGAGGACTGA
- a CDS encoding PP2C family protein-serine/threonine phosphatase → MAETTTKTHSVRVAQRSLLLSWAGVTDVGRRRETNQDAFFADYPLFIVADGMGGHAGGEIASRSTVRRLDAVVAAGAVDRGAIEGALQLAVADIADHPETTDEGTGTTLTGVFLEFEGDEPHWTSLNIGDSRVYLLRDERLVQITTDHSVVQELIAAGKISPEEAEGHPYSNVITRAVGASELTAPDYVTLDVRPGDRFVICSDGLTKELTDYGIQHFLRENADPAAAVDAMLAAALENGGRDNVTLVIVQIEDESSSAPDEAPSVADESSSTQGESSE, encoded by the coding sequence GTGGCTGAGACGACGACGAAGACGCACAGCGTCAGGGTTGCGCAGCGTTCGCTGTTGCTCTCCTGGGCGGGTGTCACTGATGTGGGGCGCCGCCGTGAGACGAATCAGGATGCGTTCTTCGCGGACTACCCGCTGTTCATCGTCGCCGACGGCATGGGGGGTCATGCCGGTGGAGAGATCGCGAGCCGGAGCACGGTCAGACGACTCGATGCGGTCGTCGCCGCCGGCGCGGTCGATCGCGGAGCCATCGAGGGAGCGCTTCAGCTGGCCGTCGCCGACATCGCCGACCACCCCGAGACCACCGATGAAGGCACCGGCACCACCCTCACCGGGGTCTTCCTCGAGTTCGAGGGGGACGAGCCGCACTGGACCTCGCTCAACATCGGCGACTCGCGTGTGTACCTTCTCCGGGACGAACGTCTGGTGCAGATCACCACCGACCACTCGGTCGTCCAGGAGCTCATCGCCGCTGGCAAGATCAGCCCCGAAGAGGCCGAGGGTCACCCCTACAGCAATGTGATCACACGAGCGGTGGGAGCGAGTGAACTCACTGCACCCGACTACGTCACTCTCGATGTCCGCCCGGGCGACCGGTTCGTGATCTGCTCGGACGGGCTGACGAAAGAGCTCACCGACTACGGCATCCAGCATTTCCTCCGTGAGAACGCCGATCCTGCCGCTGCCGTCGATGCGATGCTCGCGGCTGCGTTGGAGAACGGTGGCCGCGACAATGTGACGCTCGTCATCGTGCAGATCGAGGACGAGTCCTCTTCGGCGCCTGACGAGGCCCCCTCCGTAGCGGACGAGTCCTCCTCCACACAGGGCGAATCCTCCGAATAA
- a CDS encoding FtsK/SpoIIIE domain-containing protein, translated as MDSLPIAIPAAPVPARRPPTPFIAALVPVAAGVVLWLVTGSLFSLCFAALGPLMILASLIDGSRSRRKAFRVAEAESAAAWSLAEAQLSRLHDDERQMRWHRHPDAAAGLAQPPLRGLEPPDADTEIVVGSGVGTSGVRASGGDGERERDFKTRCARVENVPMTVPLSSGLGLRGAHPVVASVARALVVQLCVRFGAAQMSIVGPHLEELGVARFPQARFTRRGSLRVAVARSGDPRPAADAVIWLLGRGEDVPEGITTVIDIVEPHRASVRTPQGIVEVSTECVSRDQAIATAEESSVEGDELDSLPSRVALSDLRQPESQVGLAAVVGRGEHADVLLDIVDDGPHAIVTGTTGSGKSELLVSWVTAMASSHGPDRVTFVLADFKGGTAFEPLRTLPQVAAVITDLDEEGARRGVSSLTAELRRRESVLAEAGARDVREIGMARLVIVVDEFAALLQDHADLGAVFTDIAARGRALGMHLILGTQRASGVIRDALAANCPLRVSLRVADAADSRAVIGTDGAAELPGGVESRGLALVRRPQDAEPTAMRVALTGAADLRAIAMRWADAESPHSPWLPVLPRMLPLATLQVETREGDAVLGRADEPERQRQPLVFLSIGSDRGIVLLGGPGSGRTSALRALAKQHADPLWIPSDPEHAWDAVVALAADGSRGAGLVLCDDIDVRISELPVEYGQHVAQLWDQILRHGSRTTFVLTATRAAGPIGRLLDALPRRGLLRMPSRVDHLAAGGESDGFDRDRPPGRMRMGDREIQLVWVPEERLRSSGPAHGASRYRQDSGWSPRCALTALVTAGVPTVAESLAAAHPGCDVVALSGEPRDLTTSTHPTIVIGDADAWQRNWPLWQRVRREGETLIRAENAAELRQLAGVRELPPYARPHAGRAWSLIGDVGPRRVVVPALASGR; from the coding sequence ATGGATTCTCTGCCCATAGCGATCCCCGCCGCCCCCGTGCCCGCACGCAGACCGCCGACGCCGTTCATCGCGGCGCTCGTGCCCGTCGCCGCCGGGGTGGTGCTCTGGCTCGTCACCGGTTCCCTGTTCTCGCTGTGCTTCGCAGCCCTCGGACCTCTGATGATCCTCGCGTCGCTGATCGACGGGTCGCGCTCCCGGCGAAAGGCGTTCCGCGTCGCGGAGGCCGAGAGCGCGGCGGCGTGGTCGCTCGCGGAAGCGCAGCTGTCACGGCTCCATGATGACGAGCGTCAGATGCGATGGCACCGTCATCCCGATGCGGCCGCAGGTCTGGCGCAACCTCCGCTGCGCGGCCTCGAGCCACCGGACGCCGACACCGAGATCGTCGTCGGCAGCGGTGTCGGCACCAGCGGTGTGCGGGCGTCGGGAGGCGACGGGGAACGCGAACGAGACTTCAAGACGCGATGCGCCAGGGTCGAGAACGTACCGATGACGGTTCCGCTCAGCAGTGGCCTCGGTCTGCGCGGTGCGCACCCCGTCGTCGCCTCCGTAGCGAGAGCCCTCGTGGTGCAGCTGTGTGTGAGATTCGGAGCTGCGCAGATGTCGATCGTCGGCCCACATCTCGAGGAGCTGGGGGTCGCGCGGTTTCCGCAGGCGCGCTTCACGCGGCGCGGGTCGCTCCGCGTCGCGGTGGCGCGAAGCGGGGACCCCCGGCCGGCGGCTGACGCCGTGATCTGGCTGCTCGGACGCGGCGAGGATGTCCCCGAGGGAATCACCACGGTCATCGACATCGTCGAGCCGCACCGCGCGAGCGTGCGCACACCGCAGGGGATCGTCGAGGTCTCCACTGAATGCGTGTCCCGCGATCAGGCGATCGCGACCGCAGAAGAGAGCTCGGTCGAGGGCGATGAGCTGGACTCGCTCCCGAGCAGGGTGGCACTGAGCGACCTCCGCCAGCCCGAGTCGCAGGTCGGTCTCGCTGCGGTGGTGGGCCGCGGCGAACACGCCGACGTCCTGCTCGACATCGTCGACGACGGGCCGCACGCCATAGTGACCGGCACGACGGGCAGCGGCAAGAGCGAGCTGCTGGTGTCGTGGGTGACAGCCATGGCGAGCAGCCATGGGCCGGATCGAGTGACTTTCGTCCTGGCGGATTTCAAAGGGGGGACGGCTTTCGAGCCGCTTCGGACGCTTCCGCAGGTGGCAGCGGTCATCACGGATCTCGATGAGGAGGGAGCGCGCAGAGGAGTCTCGAGCCTGACCGCAGAGCTGCGCCGCCGTGAGTCCGTCCTCGCAGAGGCCGGCGCACGTGATGTGCGGGAGATCGGAATGGCGAGGCTGGTGATCGTGGTCGACGAGTTCGCGGCGTTGCTTCAGGATCATGCCGACCTCGGTGCCGTGTTCACCGATATCGCTGCTCGGGGCAGAGCCCTCGGTATGCATCTGATCCTCGGAACCCAGCGCGCTTCCGGCGTGATCCGCGATGCGCTGGCAGCCAACTGCCCGCTTCGAGTGAGCCTGCGTGTTGCTGACGCCGCAGACAGCCGCGCCGTGATCGGCACCGACGGTGCGGCTGAGCTTCCCGGCGGGGTGGAGTCCAGGGGACTGGCGCTGGTCCGTCGTCCCCAGGATGCGGAACCGACGGCGATGAGAGTGGCGCTGACGGGCGCGGCCGACCTGAGAGCCATCGCCATGAGATGGGCCGACGCCGAAAGCCCGCACAGCCCGTGGCTGCCCGTGCTTCCGCGTATGCTCCCACTGGCCACGCTTCAGGTGGAGACGCGGGAGGGCGATGCCGTTCTGGGGCGAGCCGACGAGCCGGAGCGTCAGCGCCAGCCGCTCGTGTTCCTCTCAATCGGGTCCGATCGTGGCATCGTGCTCCTGGGCGGGCCGGGGTCGGGGCGTACCTCGGCTCTGCGTGCGCTGGCCAAGCAGCACGCAGACCCGCTCTGGATACCGTCCGACCCGGAGCACGCCTGGGACGCCGTCGTCGCTCTGGCGGCAGACGGATCGCGCGGCGCAGGTCTCGTTCTCTGCGACGACATCGACGTCAGGATCAGCGAGCTGCCTGTGGAATACGGTCAGCATGTCGCGCAGCTCTGGGATCAGATCCTGCGGCACGGTTCCCGTACCACCTTCGTGCTCACGGCGACGAGAGCGGCGGGGCCCATCGGTCGGCTTCTCGATGCGCTGCCACGCCGGGGGCTCCTGAGGATGCCGAGCCGTGTCGATCATCTCGCCGCAGGCGGCGAGTCCGACGGTTTCGATCGAGACCGACCGCCGGGGCGGATGCGGATGGGAGATCGAGAGATCCAGCTGGTCTGGGTACCCGAGGAGCGACTGCGATCGTCAGGCCCTGCCCACGGTGCCTCTCGGTATCGGCAGGACAGCGGTTGGTCGCCGCGATGCGCTCTCACGGCGCTCGTCACCGCGGGGGTGCCGACGGTCGCCGAATCGCTGGCCGCCGCGCACCCAGGATGCGATGTCGTGGCGCTCTCGGGTGAACCTCGCGACCTCACGACGTCGACACATCCGACCATAGTGATCGGCGACGCGGACGCGTGGCAACGGAACTGGCCGCTGTGGCAACGGGTGCGCCGAGAGGGTGAGACTCTCATCCGGGCAGAGAACGCCGCCGAGCTGCGGCAGCTCGCGGGCGTGCGAGAACTCCCGCCCTACGCGCGACCGCATGCCGGACGTGCCTGGTCGCTGATCGGTGACGTCGGGCCTCGTCGTGTCGTGGTCCCGGCATTGGCGTCCGGGCGATGA
- a CDS encoding OsmC family protein produces the protein MADRPVPLGEHRYSLSSTWTGNSGTGTSGYREYRRDVTLEVAGKPDILASADKPFRGDPSRWNPEDLLLASLSECHLLSYLHACVTAGVVVVSYRDSASGMMREDGKGGGAFVEVMLRPEVVVADVSMIDAAERAHAQANEWCFIANSMNFPVRHEASVRAETD, from the coding sequence ATGGCAGATAGACCAGTGCCGCTCGGCGAGCATCGCTATTCACTCAGCTCCACCTGGACCGGCAACTCCGGCACCGGCACCAGCGGCTATCGCGAATATCGTCGCGATGTCACGCTGGAGGTCGCGGGCAAGCCCGACATCCTCGCCTCAGCCGACAAGCCGTTCCGTGGCGATCCGTCGCGGTGGAATCCCGAGGATCTGCTGCTCGCCTCGCTCTCCGAGTGCCATCTGCTCTCCTACCTGCACGCCTGCGTCACTGCAGGCGTCGTCGTCGTCTCCTATCGGGACTCGGCTTCGGGGATGATGCGGGAGGACGGGAAAGGCGGCGGCGCGTTCGTCGAGGTGATGCTGCGTCCGGAGGTGGTCGTCGCGGATGTGTCGATGATCGACGCGGCCGAGCGTGCTCATGCGCAGGCCAACGAATGGTGCTTCATCGCGAACTCGATGAACTTCCCGGTGCGGCACGAGGCGTCGGTGCGCGCAGAGACGGACTGA